The Flammeovirgaceae bacterium genome contains a region encoding:
- a CDS encoding redoxin domain-containing protein — protein sequence MKWLKFFLVIVTISVRAQVVADFSLPNVVDGKTIHLRDYLKHAGVVVIFVSYDCPFDKYYMDRILKIAETYKTTFPVVLINSNSDEVESGELLKNYLVQQKITIPYLLDKNQIELKTFNAHKTPECFVLKNTGQKFTVVYRGAIDDSPQSAADVREAYLTDAIEKVLAGQRIEVAEHRPPGCSIR from the coding sequence ATGAAGTGGCTTAAATTTTTTCTGGTGATTGTTACGATTTCTGTGCGGGCACAGGTAGTCGCTGATTTCAGTTTGCCCAACGTGGTTGACGGTAAAACAATCCATCTTCGCGATTACCTGAAGCATGCCGGGGTAGTAGTAATTTTTGTGAGTTACGATTGCCCGTTTGATAAGTACTACATGGACCGGATTTTGAAAATTGCCGAAACGTATAAAACGACTTTTCCGGTAGTGCTCATCAACTCCAATTCCGATGAAGTGGAATCGGGTGAGCTTCTTAAGAATTATCTGGTTCAACAGAAAATAACAATACCGTATCTGTTGGATAAAAACCAGATTGAGCTAAAAACTTTCAATGCACACAAAACTCCGGAGTGCTTCGTATTGAAAAACACCGGGCAGAAGTTTACTGTGGTTTACCGCGGGGCTATTGACGACAGCCCCCAGTCGGCCGCTGATGTACGGGAAGCGTACCTTACCGATGCTATTGAAAAGGTACTGGCCGGGCAACGCATTGAAGTGGCCGAGCACCGCCCGCCCGGCTGCAGTATACGGTAG
- a CDS encoding 4'-phosphopantetheinyl transferase superfamily protein encodes MPITKIEVSKERAWGVWKIEEDELGLVEQTNGLDCIPENIRHSGKRLEYIAGRVLVKHLMEKANLPFTGLTKDAYGKPLLKNCSWHVSLTHSFPLVAAVLDAKNSPGIDLEQVNPKLLRMAPRIFHITELRDAGNDVIKHTVYWCGKETLMKIYGRRDVVFAENLLIEPFKLDNKGELRGRIVADNTQTHVTLRYYLFDNFVLVMNT; translated from the coding sequence ATGCCAATTACCAAAATCGAAGTTTCAAAAGAACGGGCCTGGGGTGTATGGAAAATTGAAGAAGATGAGCTTGGCCTTGTTGAGCAAACCAATGGACTTGACTGCATTCCTGAAAATATACGGCATTCGGGTAAACGACTTGAATATATTGCCGGCCGTGTGTTGGTAAAGCACCTGATGGAAAAAGCGAACCTGCCCTTTACCGGGTTGACCAAGGATGCATATGGAAAGCCGTTGTTGAAAAACTGCTCCTGGCACGTATCGCTTACCCATTCGTTTCCGTTGGTGGCCGCTGTGCTTGATGCCAAAAATTCACCGGGCATTGATTTGGAGCAGGTTAATCCGAAATTGTTGCGCATGGCCCCGCGGATTTTTCACATTACTGAACTGCGCGATGCCGGAAACGATGTAATCAAACACACGGTGTACTGGTGCGGCAAAGAAACGCTGATGAAGATTTACGGCAGGCGCGATGTAGTGTTTGCCGAAAACCTGCTGATTGAACCCTTTAAATTGGACAACAAAGGCGAATTGCGTGGCAGGATTGTTGCGGATAATACCCAAACCCATGTTACCTTGCGCTATTACTTGTTTGATAATTTTGTGCTGGTTATGAATACCTGA
- a CDS encoding prephenate dehydratase, whose amino-acid sequence MNKRKRIRVAIQGIATSFHEVAAKAYFGNAIETVECLTFHELCKVLSQGKVDYAVMAIENSIAGSILPNYFLLQQHHFSIVGELYLPIHLHLMALPGVKMNEIEVIESHPMAIRQCSEFLQSLNGVDIRESDDTAYSARRVKEKKLRNTAAIANELAAKKFGLQILEKGIETHKKNFTRFLMLTRRMNGKAESNKASLCFEVANEVGSLADALLVFKSHRINLTKIQSIPIIGKPSEYSIHVDVEWARRKQYDDAMKEVMRQVKNLNILGEYKKAKIEYN is encoded by the coding sequence ATGAATAAAAGGAAGAGGATACGGGTTGCAATCCAGGGAATTGCCACCAGTTTTCACGAAGTGGCTGCGAAAGCATATTTCGGGAATGCCATTGAAACGGTGGAGTGCCTGACGTTTCATGAATTATGTAAGGTGCTGAGCCAGGGAAAAGTTGATTATGCAGTAATGGCTATAGAAAACTCCATTGCCGGCAGCATCTTGCCGAACTACTTCCTGCTGCAGCAGCATCACTTCAGCATCGTTGGCGAGTTGTACCTGCCCATCCACCTGCACCTGATGGCATTGCCCGGAGTGAAAATGAATGAAATTGAGGTCATTGAATCGCACCCGATGGCCATCCGCCAATGTTCGGAGTTTTTGCAAAGCCTGAACGGTGTTGATATCCGCGAAAGCGATGATACGGCTTATTCGGCCCGAAGGGTGAAAGAAAAAAAACTGAGGAACACGGCCGCCATTGCCAATGAACTGGCTGCCAAAAAATTCGGGTTGCAGATTCTTGAAAAGGGAATTGAAACGCATAAGAAAAATTTTACGCGCTTTCTGATGCTCACCAGGCGCATGAATGGCAAAGCCGAAAGCAATAAGGCTTCGCTATGTTTTGAAGTCGCTAACGAAGTAGGCAGCCTGGCTGATGCGTTACTGGTATTTAAATCGCACCGGATTAACCTTACAAAAATTCAGTCGATACCGATTATCGGTAAGCCAAGCGAATACTCCATTCATGTAGATGTGGAGTGGGCCAGGCGTAAGCAGTATGATGACGCCATGAAGGAAGTAATGCGGCAGGTGAAAAACCTGAACATTCTGGGTGAGTACAAAAAAGCAAAAATTGAATACAACTGA